From the genome of Nicotiana sylvestris chromosome 1, ASM39365v2, whole genome shotgun sequence:
ATTATTCCTAGGAGTGAGCCCGGATACGGCGGTCGCGAGAACACCATAACTTTTAATGTGAATTTATCACTGCTCATAAAAATCAGTACTCGGACCTATGCTAATATCCGACTATTTTTGAAGATATTTGCAAGTATATATGGAGTTTTTGTTTAAGTTTTTAGTGTTTGTGACTCCTCAACTCATCATGCGCATCCCCCTCTACTTATTCCTACCTTGCGAGGCTACAAATGTTGTTTTGGGTGGACTCTTGGATCAAGAAAAGATGATAAAAGAGCAATAATTTTTCTATTATTATTTACATTTCTTAAAAAATGATTGGAATCTTGGTTAATTCGAATTCATTCACGGAAGCTTATTTACAAAAAAAACTATGAAGTTTTTTCTGTCATTCATAAGGTTCGAATTGAGATCTTTATTGATGGAGAAATCCCATGCAACTCcgatttaaaaaaagaaaaaaaccctaaaaaatagcAAATGTGCATGTGGTGTATCAAGAACAATAACACCTGCTCCCCCGCCACCAACGAATTAAACAAAGCCACGCCCTCTCAAGCTCTAGTTATATCTATACGTGGCACCAAATCATTGGTTAAACCACCTCCccaacaagaaaacaaaaaaattataCACAGAGAAAGATTGTGCGCCCCACAAATCTCATCTGCTGAGGAACTGTATGCACTTCTTCTTCAACTTCTAAAATTTTCTGCAACTATACATACAGCTTTCTGTATCTATACTCAAAACCCTACAAATGGTGAAGTTGTAGACAGAGAAAAAAAAGTGAGCTAAAAGCTTGGGCGAAATGCCCACGTCACCTGAAGAAAACCCTAACCCTAAGGTTAAATTACCGGCGCCGACGAAGAAACGGCGGTCGAGCTTATCGGATATATGGTACAACAAGGATCCTCAGGCGTTGAAGCAATTAGTGCTTCAAATGCGAGCTCAATCGGTTTCTAATTCAACTACTCCACCTTCTGAGCCCGATTCTGATacccaaaccctaaccctagacgACCCGGAACCGACCCGTTTCTCTGCTCCGGATTATATTGACTTGCTCTCTGATGAGTTGCTGTTGAGTGTGCTTTCGAAGGTTCCAGAAGAACAGCAGCACATTTCGAATTCATTGGTTTGTAAGCGTTGGTGTAATCTTAGTGGGAAGTTGGTTAGGTCTATTAAGCTGTTGGATTGGGAATTTTTGGAATCTGGGAGGCTAAGTTATAGGTTCCCGGGTTTAATTGACGTTGACCTAGTTCGAGCTTGTGTGAAATCAAGGAGGAATTCGGGGATTGTTATGAGTCATAGGCTCGTTTCGTTGCATTTGGACTCGAGCTTTGTCAATGGAGGGTTTGTTAGGAAAGACGGGTTTTTGGGGAAAGAGGTGGTTGATGGAGGGGTTAAGGTTTTAGTTGAGGGTTGTGCTAATTTAAGGAGAATGGTGTTGATGAATGTGAGTGTAGAGGGGCTGAGTTATTTGGGGGAAAAGTGTGAAACTTTGCAGGAGTTGGAATTGCATTTCTGTGATGACTTTACATTGAAGGGGTTATTTGGTTGTAGGAATTTGCAGATACTGAAATTGGTTGGTTGCATTGATGGGTTGTATAATTCAATGGTTTCGGATATAGGGTTGACTATTTTGGCTCAAGGGTGTAGGCGTTTATTTAAGCTTGAGCTGGTCGGATGCGAAGGAAGTTATGATGGGATCAAAGCAATTGGGCAGTGCTGTCAGATGCTAGAGGAATTGGTACTTTGTGATCATAGGATGGATGGTGGGTGGTTGTCAGCTCTGTCATATTGTAGCAACTTGAAAACTTTGAAGCTTAATTGTTGTAAGGTTTTGGATTCAAGTCCTGGCCCTGATGAGCACTTGGGTTCCTGTTCTACTCTCGAGGAGCTACATTTAGACCAGTGTCAATTACGGGACAAGCAAGGTGTGAGAGCATTGTTTCTGGTCTGTGAAACTGTTCGAGAGCTTGTGTTTAGGGACTGTTGGGGATTAGACAACACTATATTTGCCACTGCAAGTGTTTGTCGGTATGAACACATTTTGATTTTGTTTATATATGGTATATGCCAGTACTACTTCTCTAACTTGAACAAATGGTCACCTGATGAATTTAAGATTGACGTATGTTTTTTAAAATTATGAATGCATGTAGAGAATGGAAAAATTGCTGTATATATAAGGAAAATTTCATCTTTAACAATTGACTGAACAACTTTTTCGGGAGAATTTCTCTGTTTGCAAACACAAATGAGATACGTGCATTCTTATCCAGCCTTTAGAAAAGACTAGTTTTGTCCTTTGTTGATTAAAATTCTGTGTTATTAATCTAAAAGGAGGGCACTGATCAATCTTGAGATGAGATAAATTATCATCATTAAATGCACAAAGTGCTCTATAATCAGTTTGAGAGCTAATATTACtatctttatttatattttggcAGCTTTTCTTTAAAGAAAACAACCAACTGCAGTCaagtgctgtttttactgctgaTTTGATACACATTTCTTTCTTAAACAGGAATATGCATCTAGCTTGTCCATGAACTTCATAAGTAGAATGATAATGTAATAAGTGTTAGCTGACACTGTTCCAAGATTAATGGGAACTTTTTCTTTTCTAGGAGCTTGAGATTTCTCTCTTTGGAAGGATGCTCCTTGCTCACGACTGAAGGATTAGATTCGGTAGTTCAGTCATGGACAGTGCTTGAAAGGCTTAGGGTAGTCTCATGTAACAATATAAAAGATAGTGAAATAACACCACAACTAGCGAGTTTATTTTCTGTTCTCAAAGAGCTAAAGTGGAGGCCAGATTCTCGGTCTTTCCTTTCATCAGGTCTTGAAGGGACTGGAATTGGGCAGAAAGGTGGTAGATCGTTGCGGAGGAAGTGAAGTGTGGACAAACTGATGCTGAGAAATGGATTCCTTTGTACACCTTGAGAGGTTTAGCCGTGCAAATACTATGAAACTGCAAGTAATAACCTTTGACTGTTTTGGCATGTGCACTCTGTCAAAACTCTGAAGATGCTTTCATTTGCTGGTTTATAGCCAATTAACAAAATTCTCTTTAGGTTTAGAACCATAATTTTTTCTCAGTTTTGTACATGGGTTAGCCTTTTTGTACCAAATACAGTGTTAGCTCTAGCTGTGTGTTTTAGATATTCAGTTCTTTTTGAACAACTGGAGTATATGTGTATGAGATTTTTAAATCTGATAAATGTACTGAATTTCGAGGAATAAAGAAGGGAGTCAAACACATTTTTACAATGTTACGTTTCATGTGGCATTGCTACTTCTTTGAGCTTCGGCTgtactttttcttttcccctcATTGACAGAAGAAAGAATTCTGCCTGTCTAGGTGCTGGATCGAGTACATACTATGATCTATTTTCTCCACATGCAGATCCCCCCTTCAGTTAGGTTACCTTTATTTTCTAGACTTTGCATCAGACATGAATGATCTCACTATGAATCTTTTATTTGTCAACATTCTGATGAAGGTGAAGTATCGCTCCTGTGTAATTTGCTAATATCTTGTGGAGCTACagagaaaattttgaaaatggaTCTTTGCAGGGGCTTCTTATTTCTTCTGAAATTTTCCTTGTATATGAAACACTAATAAAATGGGCCATTTCAAGTTTGAAACTATGCTGCACAGGAGGAGAGCCAGAATTGTACTTGACTCTGCAAATCTCAGTGTGTGGTGATCTGAACCTCGTGATGAAGCCGTGGAGATGGGACATGAGTGGTATCGCTCTGAGCAGGTACATTAAGGTTGTGTCAGTATATGATCTTCTGTCGAATGCCACAGGTTTCTTGTTTTTCTGCCATCCGTTTAATTTTTTCCTTCCCTCCAACTATGATGATTCCTACACTATTATCCTATGAATAACAGAAAGAGAAAATTAAACAAAAGATAATCTTGCAAGAAATACTACTGCAGTGAGAGTTCCATATTGCGAAGCAGCTACAGAGCTACTTACTCTACcttattgcaaaaaaaaaaaagaaaaagtgttGGACGTGCATTTTTAAAGGTAGTTTTGTATGCAGATTCTTCTTATGCAATGAACAAGGTGATTTTGTAGTCTTACCAGGACCACTCTTTCCCTCGGTTTTTTCTCCCAATATCAAGCGAATACATTTCTATTGTCACCTAAGAGGATCTCCAAGAAGAATAAAAATCAGTGTATTTTATGCTTCCCACCCCTATATTTAATCGGTGCTGGCCAAAAATCATGACCCGTCTTTCGTTTCCAGTTATTTGATtccccccccaccccccacccctcACCTAGATTTGGATGACTTTGCGAAGGATTAAAGAATTTTTGCTCAGTTTGTCCATGAAGAATCATGCCTGCATTTCGGTGGTATGGAAGTGTATGCTCATATGCTAAAAGGAGTTATGCCAACTGAAAACCCCTGAGGGTCAATCATCAGTGATAGAGTATGTGTGTGTGATGCTTCAGTAAATATATATGATCATTCACTATAATAAGAAGCTACTTCTATTAATTTGCCTCTTGTAGCAGAATCATTATATGCAAGTAGAGTGACTACCTCAATTTGTAATGTATTGACAGAGAATATTAAAATTCTCTGTTGTAGATATCATTCTAAATATCAATAAACCTGTTCAAGGGTGTGCTACACATGTTGCTCAAATAATTGTCAAGTGTCTTATCATTGTACCTTTTTGCGTAATATGGCTCCTAGCAATATGTTGTGTTTTTCGTGAGTTTTTGAAGCTGCTTTCTTCTTGGTTGCAGGTGATGACATCTAACAAATTATCCTGCTTGAAGAGGTCTTCTTCTTCTACGTTTAGAAACTTCTTATTGACTTCGTGAATCATAGTGAAGGGCATGGGGCTTTCTGGTAGCTGGAATTTCTTGCTTTGAGTACCCGGAGGTCACACAAAGTTGACTTCTACTATCGCAACTAATTGGGCTTTTGTGTTTTATTAACAAATGGTTTCAACATTTATAAGGCTCGAGATATCCTCTGTAGGccatgtaaaaatagcacgggctagccttTTCGGATCGGtctttcaaaaatagccagcgtttgtaaagtcattaaaaaatagccactattttgctgcaacatggaaagttccagcataatatactagagatcggtgcacctgtctATGAAAATATGCTGGAAGTCTAGTATATTATATtagaacttcagtatattatatcggagtattttccggattttgaacagtgttttcattcagatttatctttacatgaaaaatgtctaaaatttcaattacttttgaaaactgtggctatttttgaacgatcacttgtaaatctgattatttttgaatttctcccgtagGCAATAGATGGAAATTTGTCTTTCAAGGTAAGAGAAGCGTCGATTCAAACTATCCAGAGGTTTGATGAGGGTCTGCTATGGTTACAATGTAGAACAGAGTTTGCCATCATCTCTTATTTTGTTGCCGACGGTCTGCTATGGTTACAatggagtccggaaccaaaatgttgttcttttggactcaaagtatacaaataggtggtaaaaaaaagttatatttttatatatagcgccacattatctggcgctatacattaacagtaacgacaccgttaatgtatagcgccaggtattgtggcgctatactgtaaaatctgacacgcccaggtatagcgtcacaatacctggcgctatacatacatcattaatgtatagcctatacatacatcattaatgtatagcgccaggtattgtggcgctatacatacatTTTTTAAATCCCTCCCGTCTTCTTCGTCGATTCATCCTCCATTATTTTAACCTTCCCCTCTTTTCTTGGTCCCCCACCCCATACCCGCTTCTGCCctcattttaaaacaaaattttttttgggtccccccgacacataaaacttgaagaacgtaggtcccacattcgagtagaaCTTCatgttattgttgattcacactttcagagtcaaaatttcaatctttttgctttccgaaaattttaaatcgaggtatttcgatttattttaagttgaaatatttataataatgcatattatttgatttgtatgtgttctatttcggtttgtgtttttttttggaaactagcatgttaaatttatccggatttaatattagtgttttctaaaaaaaatataaatttgtaaaataaatttatccgttaatatcctgatttatatatatgtgttttcatgtcgttttgtgttttatttacaatcaaatttatttgttgtttatggttagtttagattattttttagcgtagtaaaatctagacctttttagcatagtaaaacgtagacccttttagcgtagtaaaatttagagccttgtagcgtagtaatgtgtagtatttgcttgtaaaactggttcatacagtgccagtagcggcgtccaacttcaccaccgtcccaacaattttgcatcaagtatgcttttccacagttgcactttggtggacgaagaggttgagccatttgtgtaatatttgcttttagtaaaaaaaaccttacttttaataaaatatttgcttttagtaaattttgagcaagcaaaataactacaatgggaccgttatttataggcgagacaacacacacataacgtactatctaatgacgctatactttgcgtgttaaatatcatgatgttgacaagacaactttatgtcagctggtcagctttttcagttcgacaagacaacacacacataacgtactatctaatggtactatattttgcgtgttaaatatcatgatttgacaagacaactttatgtcagctggtcagctttttcagttcgacaagacaacacacacataacgtactatctaatggcgctatactttgcgtgttaaatatcatgatgttgacatgacaactttatgtcagctggtcagctttttcagttcgacaagacaacacacacataataaatatacagataattttattaaattattatttaaatcggtaaaatgggaaagtacaaatcatagttaacaagcataattttatttcataaatcttgcaacatagacataacaactaattattacaacatcaactcatgggtagttaggtacactagaagaacacccaccacaagcttgattagttttgccacccaaaccagctgaaggacatttacgacggtcgtgtcctgtttgcgagcatataccacatttgcgcgcataaatggtgtcactaacatccatttggttccgtatacgcgttctcttctgcacctgtcttttacgcaaataggacttgttacacaccattttaaatggttccggagccaataatgctcagcacccactggttgcaactgaccactatatgtgtttagttacttggaaacactatattgttgatcaacatagttggtctccgcataaccaacacgttgaaaacacttgatggcatgtgagcaaggcatgtggtagatggatcATTTCCCACAGGAGCATAACCTTGCTGATTCATTTAgggtatgtacattattaccccgattattatggatagcggtgcgaacttcaaaaacacctctttcgttatcatactgcaaaaatgaatgccaatgtgctcgccgtctgtatttctcaaatctctgcatcggcactggcataaattcaacacccctctctatcaattccgttgcagctgcagaccgttcaacaaacctctccaccatctgcttgaacgacatccgcaccatggctgtgacgggcaatcctcttaccgacttcaataacccgttgaaggactctgacacgtttgtagtaagaattccccatcgtctgccaccatccgcatgcaacgtccacttttcagggtcatgtcgcattaaccaacgatagactgcctcgtcttcttgcctgatagaatccatatgcctccggaatttatgctgttggtggtctgttgctacCATCCACATCgaatcatgtagatccttgttgggatgtgccttctgaaaattggccttaaagtgcctcacacagtaactgtggtatgcataaggttcttgccatgcaggcaagttctccacagaacttaatataccaccgtgccgatcagatattagacaaatacttgaatgctgtttgacaacgtgctctttcaggtggttcaaGAACAACGTtcacgtctctgtgctttcattagcacaaacagcaaaagctagaggaaatatttgtccattagcatctactgccaCGGCTATCAATAGTTTGATAttgtactttccatagacatgagttccgtctatggatattacgtgccgacaatgcgaaaaaccatcaattgctggctttaacgcccagaacacgtaattgaatatgtattctcGTGTTCCCGAACTCTTGCTctagcttccattcaacaactgtcatggggttaaagtgctgcagtgcggtCATGTACTTTGGCATAGATGCAAATAgcttatcccaattaccgtacacaatttcaaacgctcgtttacgttcgagaaatgcctttcttttcgtgTCATCATCTCTTATTTTGCTGCCTCTCTGCCGGTCTCTTTTAATTGTAAATAAGGTGAGCAAATTATATCATCTATCTACTCAAGGAAGTTTTGCGCCTTTTAGTGGATTTTTACTTTTCGCTGGATCTGCTGAAGTAGATGTAAATTGTAGGGGTCGAGCTCAACCCCTACAATTGAGGGCTAGTTCAACCCCGACATTTGTGGTGGAGGATCAAACCTAATCAGTAGCGGAGAATCCCCTTTCctcacattttttttttttaaggatGTAAATTGTAGACTGATGAATAGAACAAATGGATTTGGTAAGCTCGTGAACATTTTTAccccaaaaaaaataaagaagcgCTTGTGCTTGTTGGTTTTGCTATTTTTACGAGTAAAATAAGGGCCGGGGACCCTATTTGCATCTATATATTGTTGCATTTACTTCTCGGAACCATTTGGGAAACTAGGTGTTGTTTTCTTCATAGGTGTATAAATTGTTTCATGGATGCTCAACTATGTACGCAGAAATTCTTAGAGTAAATGAGGACATGCTCTAATTTATTAGAATGAAACTATTCTTTTTATCCTTGAGTGGTAAATTTCGAaggtaatatttttttaattttctgaaAGAGGGACCATACACAtcctaaaagaaagtaaaaaagaaaagaaaatagtttactTTTCTTCTTCAGTCAACACTTTTTCTTTTAGGTATATGAACATACGAGGACGTGTGAATTTACATACTTTATCCGGTttacaataagtgaccaatttgcgtATTTATTTTGGTTTAAAATAAGTGTCTagttatataatcaagaaagaattcaatttgttttttacAAAATAACCCCTATGTACATATTCTTAAAAAATTTTCTTACTcatcacattaaatatttaattagggGTAGTTTAAGCATAGTAGATATTTTTTTAtagaatttaatattttcttaatgggcgtgcTAAAAGCAAATTGGATACTTATTGTGAAAACCGAGGAAGTATCAATTATCAAGCAATTGATGGTAAACAATCCACACTACACAGGAAAATCGTGGACAGAGTGATAAACACCTTAACTTGTTCAACTCCTTAGTCTGCTGAATCTActttttctaaaataaaatttaaaaaaaaaatcctttttcaGGCCTACCCTTCAGTTCCCTTTCGCCTATTCAACCACACGTGTTTCctaaaagtaaaagaataaaaggaaaaaaaaatacaaattgagGAAAAAAGAGTTCGAATTCACAGATAAAGCCTAAAACGGTGAAGGGTTCTAATATACCCCTTTGCTATTCGAATACTATTGATATAACAATGCCCCTAACCCTACAAAAATAGTTCAAAATTACCCTTTGACCGTTAATCCCCTCCATCATGACTAACACCATCCCATGTGGCCTGTCAGCCCAACCCCATTTTACCCCTTCCTCAGATACTTCTCTTTTCCATCCTTTTTTTTCACGAGCTTACCACTATAATCGATTAATTCATCTTCCATTGCTCTAAAATAGAAACAAAAACATAGTTCACAATACAAAAATCATTTACAAAACGCCAAATTTTACTGGCTAATCTCCATTTTTAACTTCACCAACTACAAATTCATATTTTTCTTGAAAATTATTCTCGTTGAAGTAGAAGAATAGGAAGTTGTTATTATAACTAGGATGCAATTTTTATACTACTATTAGTTAGCTCTCTGGTGTTATTAATTCACAAGAAACCATAATGAAAAGCTCTTTGGTCGAGCTTTGTGTTAGTCTTCTTTCacaagttttttttttccaaGTTTACCGAATAGAAATTTGATTCCTATATTTTTAGCTTCTCCAACAGAATTCAACATATGAGAGATTTTCAATTTTCGCTAAATGCTAGGTAGCATAACTATTGTACTTCTTCTATTTGTAATAAACGTTGAAAATAAGAAGCAAGAAATCTTGGAAACTGAAGTACAAAATTTTCTCTTACTATCTCTACGTTTGCCATTTGGGTATAATCCAACGCCTGCCTTCTCACATGCCAGATTTGTTAGTGTAGATAAATTCGAAATATAATTAGATTCAAGTTTATTTTGACATAGTTCACTGTAGGAAAGCAGAGTGTGTGGTGGGCGAGGAGGGAATAAAATGGGGTTGGGGTCAGGTGCCACATAGCGTCCACGTCATACAAATGTTAAGCCACGTGGGATTGGTGGTGGCCATGGCGACCGAAGGGCAATTTTGATTCACTTTTATAACTCAAAAATATTATAACGGAGAGATCCTTTTCAAACAGAATGAGGACAAATTTGGGCCTTTTCCCAAGCATAAAATCAAGATTCACGGGCGCGAGTCAAGATGGATATTTAGATAAAACCACTCTTCAGCCCTCTTTCCGATATTGAAACTCATAAAATGTTCTTTACTTCCAATTTATTGCCTTTGTATTTTACTCCTTTCCTTCACTTTTATTTATCAAGTATTTTAcaagtaaatttttatttttatttatcacTTTACGTATATCAAAAgagaaataattttattttttctgttTTATCCTTAATATTAATTACTCATTCCAAATCCATTAGAACTATACACCAATTAATATGTATATCATGATAAATTatatactttatttattatttcttaaggggcgtAAACAAGTTCAAATAAACAGCTAAAAGTGAACCGAGGGAGTAATTAAATATTAGATTCCTTCAATATGGATGTTAATAATTGCTCGCCAAAGATCCTCGATGCTTTCGTTTATATGTACTTCGTCTGTTCTGGACTTTAGTTTTCTTGAGCTGGCTCTTCGATTTAAGCAAGTTATGGGGTCCTTATGCCTACGGAAAAACTAAAAAAtttgtatacggtcgaaatcggGCTTATTTATTATATGACGGATCGGAGCCGAAACGTGATGGATTGAAGATTGATCCCAGGTTCTATCGAACCAAAGTACGAAGTTAGAACACGCGTCTCCAAGATCTTCGAGCCCGTGACTCCGGAACCAATACCCCGAC
Proteins encoded in this window:
- the LOC104226611 gene encoding F-box protein At5g51380-like, coding for MPTSPEENPNPKVKLPAPTKKRRSSLSDIWYNKDPQALKQLVLQMRAQSVSNSTTPPSEPDSDTQTLTLDDPEPTRFSAPDYIDLLSDELLLSVLSKVPEEQQHISNSLVCKRWCNLSGKLVRSIKLLDWEFLESGRLSYRFPGLIDVDLVRACVKSRRNSGIVMSHRLVSLHLDSSFVNGGFVRKDGFLGKEVVDGGVKVLVEGCANLRRMVLMNVSVEGLSYLGEKCETLQELELHFCDDFTLKGLFGCRNLQILKLVGCIDGLYNSMVSDIGLTILAQGCRRLFKLELVGCEGSYDGIKAIGQCCQMLEELVLCDHRMDGGWLSALSYCSNLKTLKLNCCKVLDSSPGPDEHLGSCSTLEELHLDQCQLRDKQGVRALFLVCETVRELVFRDCWGLDNTIFATASVCRSLRFLSLEGCSLLTTEGLDSVVQSWTVLERLRVVSCNNIKDSEITPQLASLFSVLKELKWRPDSRSFLSSGLEGTGIGQKGGRSLRRK